The Anastrepha ludens isolate Willacy chromosome 2, idAnaLude1.1, whole genome shotgun sequence DNA window ACCATGACCCCTAGGCCTAGTAAATCATCCCAAGAAAAAACGAGAACAGCTTggcttgaaattaaaaaagtaacatTACCTCATTGGTAGGCGCTCTAACTTTTCAATCCGTAAcaatttacttatttacaaaGAAATACTAACGCTAGCCAAAATTACAACAAGTAACGAAGCAATTTGTCAACGATGTCAACGATGCAGCATCTAGCTTACATCCTTCGGCGAATATTCTTCTCGAAGACGATTAAAACGCACAACGGTAGCAGACCTTATGGAGGGTGAGTagcaattttattgtaaaatgctttttaaatcaagttaaattatcaaatgaaaattggTGTATAAGACTTCTAAACAATGTCTAAGAAtcgttaatgaaaataaaaataaaaaaaaacttgtactCCACATCCGCATTTTCTTCCGCCATGATCGATTCAAGAGCTTCCTGCTGTCCCGAGTAATTGTTTTTGATCATAAATGACCCTCTGGTTgacattgaagaaatttttcatcTCTTCTAGGATATCGGTAATAACAACACAGATACACCCCTTGTACACGTTTGTGTACAGTACAACAAAACTCACCTTTCACACAgctaaagttaaattaaatttactatagcTTGTGGTTATTTTTCGCTAAAAAACTTGTTACCATAAAAACTTTGTAGTGTACCAtttaatttgagaaaaaaattataatttcaaaaattttttttttattattacaaaaaaaaaaaatataaactacattcccaagctccttataaaaaccaGTTTTAATGGAGAAAGGAAGGAAGGAATAGAAAGGAAATACTAATTTTATTagccataaaaaattttagtggCTAGCATCAGGAAAGAAATGGGTTTTGGGTCATCCCAGATAATGTAGACACCTGTGTAGAATAACTGAATTTAGCCATCAATAGAAgtatccaatttttttgtgcaatttGTTAATTGACTTTAACAACATTAAAAACACACAACATACCAAAAGGGCTGATAACAATGAATTCGAGGGCGTCAAGTAAATGCTTTTAACACATTAAGTCAATTCTCACATTCTTCACAGCTCGATAAAAGAGGTTTTAAAACAGTTTAACACCTAAAACTTATATTAAAATCCAATGAAAATCACATAGCACTTCTCGTCACGCCAATTGACTTTTGTCTGGATTTCGAGTctattaataataatacaatggaccagtaaaatgccataaaatgtaTGCACCGACGTAGTTGCAAACTTAGGTGACAAGCAGTGATCAGCAGGCAACCAACCAGTCAACCAGCCACCTCACACTTAGCATTCACTACGCAAAATGTGCCACCGCTGTTGTGGCAACAAGGagttgcaaacaattttatcgctttttctGCTACTATTGTTAGGTATCAGCAGTGCTTTCGCTACGCTCCGTCCACCCAGGCGGGAGGAGAAAAGAGCTGAAAGGGTGTTGTCTCGCAAAAGGCGTTATGTAGCCTTTCCAGATGGTTCATCGTTAACGGTAAGCTAAGTAAAACAAGTGACAAGAAGTGACGTAGAACAGCAGAAAGTGACGGTGATAAagtcaaaaatgcaaaaatagtgATAAACAGTGACAGTTTTACAAcctcttttaaaattgtttttctctCATGCGACACTTATTTCAAAGGCATCCATTTGCTTGACTATCGGTGTTATTGGCAATCCTAATGATGAATTTCTCAGTTGGGCGGAAAATTGGGGGGTAGCCTATGATCTACCCAATTATACTTGGGTCAAGGAACAAACGAGTGGCTTCAAAAAGGAGGAGGATATAAAGAAGACAAGAGCGGCAGTGATGCGGCGTTCGAGACGCGATTTATTTGGAAAACTGGAAACAATTATAGAAAAGTGAGTAATATAAATGAGTTGACGCGAATGCGACTTGGGTATGAAACCATGGTTTTAAGGTCTAGGTCCTTTTTTAGTATTATTCAGACTAATATTATCAAGTCCTTAACATCAGTACTTGCCAATTGGCTTTTGAAGTATGTGCATACAGTTACTACAGAATTCAAACGGTTGATGATGAAAGCAGAAACGCACGCAgcggtttgctattgcctgtcgAAGGGCCAGCgctcttaaaaaacaatttttcctaTAAGAATTGATATGTTCATTTTTATAATTGCTTTCGGAACTGAACCTTCCTAATCATAGTCACGCATAAACCCGCACAACTGCGGCATACACGAACGCCTAATTCCTTTACTGCTGCCCGTAGGATAGTTATAGAGGATGTGAGAAAAGTTAGTTTTTCTTCTACATTCTAACTTGAACAAGTTTGCTGCAAAGGGTAGGGTGCAAACTGAGAAGAAGTTTATTGATTGTATTGAATTAATAATGTAGAAGAATGAATTAAAAGAAGAAGACAAAATTTGGTATACTTTACGAGGCT harbors:
- the LOC128857225 gene encoding uncharacterized protein LOC128857225, with product MCHRCCGNKELQTILSLFLLLLLGISSAFATLRPPRREEKRAERVLSRKRRYVAFPDGSSLTASICLTIGVIGNPNDEFLSWAENWGVAYDLPNYTWVKEQTSGFKKEEDIKKTRAAVMRRSRRDLFGKLETIIENMGFNGHACIARALCESSKYLHDTRQQRGNMITEIVKTIFSLPSEPVYADEPDVLHHYDRIYKRARREVLDCSVEHAQCHFSLLEMAFGKYSVAPTKHGTRLLQNLQREGGFM